The window AGACTGATCTTCTTCACGATCACTGAATGTCCTGAGACGGAGACGGCGACATCTTTTACTTTGACCGCCTGCTCCTCCAGAAGCTCCTTGATGACGGAGACGACGCGACCCGCATCCATAATCGTTCCATCGACGATCAATTCGGAATCGAGCGATTTGACGCCGAACTTCTGAAGCTGGTAACCCTTGCTCGTCTCTTTCACCTGGACCAGTTTGATCGCGCCGGAGCCGATGTCCAGTCCGATGAGCTCTTTTTTACGGGAAAAGGGGAGAGAAAGTTCCATCAGAATCCGCACCTCAACCTTTCTTTGAAAATCCCTGTTTATTGGAATGGCCGGAACGGCGAGAGATGATCTTCTTAATTTCCTTGATATTCTGGTCGGAGTAGAGCCGCCAGTTTCTCCAGTCCCGCCCCACGTTGGAGATCCGTCCTTCGCTTTCCCAGCGGAACAGCGTCGCCTTCGAAATATCAAACAGCGCGCAGATATCTTTCGTTTTGTATTTCCCGTTATTCTTATGAAGCATCCCCAAATTCCTCAAGTATCCCGCCATGCAATTTGACGATAGTAAGTATACTTAGTATTTGACGTTTGTCAAGGAAAGTGGAAATTTTAACCGAAAAGTGGATAACTTTAAAATCGTATCAGGACAGGCGATCAAGAAAGAGGAAAATTTCTTTAATGGATTGGGAGCAGGCCGATCGACTATTTCCCCGCTCGCTTCATCTGAAGAAACTTTCCGGCGGAGCTCCGGATGACTTCTGGAACGCCCTTGTTTTTCGCGAGATTATTGAGCTCTTTGGGTTTGAGGTTTTTGATGAAACCGAGGGAGAGCCCCACGGGCGTTTTGGGATTGTTTACGAGACCGACGATAATCCCGTAATTCTTCATCCAGTTCCGGTTGTTCGCAACGACACGCAGAATATCCTCCGACACATTTTTCGATTGCGCAATCGATTCCACTTCTTGTTCCGTCAGTCTGGGGCTGTTGAGGACGGCCAGGATGACTTGTTTATTCGAATCCTTTAATAGGAGGGCTCTTGCTTCTTTGTTCCCCTTGAGTGCCAATTGAATTTTTTCAGACACCTTCATCTGTTGAACTTGTTGAAACAAGTTCACGAACTCCGGTTCGGACATCGCGTCCATGTCCGTCTCTTTTCGTTTGGACGCGAGCCACGGCTCTTGAGCGTAATCTCCAAACATGCGGACGTAATTGAGCGTGGCTTTCCAGACATTCGGATGCTGAAAGATCTTCCGGATGAGCGATTCCGTCGTAAGAAAATATTTTGCGATTAAGTCCAGGGTAGATCCGTCGGTCGACGAATCCTCCGCAAGGAAGAAGAGGGTTTCGGGCTGAAGGATTTCTAGATTGAGTCGCGGTAAAAGGAGCCGCTTTCGATCAGCCACACTTCTTACCTCAATTTAGAATCGGGACGATTCGGGTGTATTCCCTCTTGGAACCGGTCTCGGCTTTCTCTCGGCAAGACCGATCGTCGCTTTAAAGTTCTCTCCCAAGAAGAGCTCGGTCAGAATCTCAACGCCGTTCTCTCTGTTGTCGGTCCGAACGATTCTGGCTCCCCTTACAAAAGAAGCGATTTTCTTGCCGATCTGCTCGTCTTTCGCGACCAATTCGGAAATCGTTTTTTTTGAATCGATCTGCAGCATCATGATTTGTGATTCGAGTTTTGCGTAAGCATCGACCTTGGCGTCTTGCACCGCTTGGATCCTGTCCGAAAGCGACCACTCTCCTTGGATCTGCCCGATGCCGACCGCATGGAGGGTGACATCGGCCCAGTCCGCATGCGGTGCGACTTCGGGCCCCGATTCGCAGGAAAGAAGAAATAAAACCGGGATCACCAGAAGAAAGAGCCTTCCATAGAAATTCACTTTCATGATTCCTTCCATCGTTGATAGATTCGGTTCTCAATCTTCAGCCCATCCAGCGCGCGTCCCACGATAAAGTTGACCATATCGTCGATCGATCGGGGATGATTGTAGAAGGCCGGCATCGCGGGAATGAGGGTGGCCCCCATCTCGGAAAGCATCAACATATTCCTCAGATGAACCTGGTTGAGGGGGGTTTCCCGCGGAATGAGCAGGAGCGGCCGCCGCTCCTTGAGGGTAACGTCGGCCGCGCGTTCAATTAAGTTCGAAGAGAATCCGTGCGCAATCGCCGCCAACGTCTTCATCGAACAAGGGGCGATGATCATCCCTTGCGTGGGAACCGATCCGCTGGCGATCGGCGCCGTCATATCCTTCTCATTACAATAAATAAGATCATCACCGGCATATTTCTTTTTTAGGATTTCGTCAGTCTCTTCGAAATGGGCGCCCCACTCCAATCCGAGCTCCTCCCGAATGATCAACCGCGCCTCATGGGAAACAGTCAAATAGACCTTGTATTTTTCCTTCAACAGATACTCGAGGAGCCGCACCCCGTAGATCGCCCCGCTCGCCCCCGAAATCGCCACTACGTAACTCGACATTTTTACCCCGGCTGTCCCAAATCCCGATGGCGCCAATGAACCTGCAATCCCCTCGACTGGAGATGCTCCCGTAATAAATTGACGATCGAGACGGATCGGTGTCTTCCGCCGGTGCATCCGATCCCGATCGTCAGATAACTTTTTCCCTCCTTCTCGTAAAGCGGGAGAAGGAAATCGAGAAAGCCGTACAGTTTCTCCAGAAATATCTTCGCCTCCGGCTGGGAGGTAACGTAGCTTTGGACGCGGGGATGCTCCCCGGTGAGCGGCTTTAAGTCCCTTTCAAAGTTGGGGTTGCTGAGAAAGCGGACGTCGAACAGGAGATCCAGATCATACGGAATTCCGAATTTATAGCCGAAGGAGATCAAGGAGATATTCAAATGGTTGTTCTCTCCTTTCTCCAAATAATATTGGGTGATCACCTCTTTGAGCTGGTGAACATGATAATTGGAGGTGTCCAAAATTTTATCGGCCCGCTTTCTCAGGTCGCTCAGCTTTTCGCGCTCCAGCCGAATGCCGTCGATCACCGAACCGTCCCGAGCCAACGGATGCGGACGGCGGGTCTCCGAAAATCGCCGCACGAGCACCTCGTCATTCGCCTCGAGGAAAAGGAGTTCCATCTGGTACCCCTCTTCCTTCAACTGATCGAAGATATTCAGAAAATGGCCTAGGAAATCCCGCTCTCGGATATCAATGCCGAGCGCCGCCTTTGTAATATGGCTTCGCGATTGGTTGCACAGCTCTACAAATTTCGGAAGAAGGGGGGGCGGGAGGTTATCGATACAGAAAAAACCGAGATCCTCAAAGTACTTGATGACATAACTTTTTCCGGAACCCGAAAGGCCGCTAATGACAACCAGGCGTACATTTTTAGCTGCAGGCATAGGGCGAAACGCCGGAAACCAATGGCGCTTTAAAAGCTCTTACGTTAATAAATCGGCTCGATCAGCCCGAGTGTTCCATCTTTCCGTTTGTAGAGAACATTGATCCGGTGATTTTCGTGATTTCCGAACAGAAAAAAATCTTTTCCAAGCAGCTCCATTTGTAAAGCCGCCTCATCCAAGCGCATCGCCTTCACGGGGAAAACCTTCTTCTTATGGATCGTCGGAATGGACGGTTCGGCTTCCGGTTGGGGCTCTCCCGAAACCGCTTCCTGCCGAACCCGGTGATTGGTCAGTTTTTCCTTATATTTTTTAAATTGTCTTTCGATTTTGCTCATGGCTTGATCGACCGAGACGTACATCTCGTCGGTCTCTTCTTCGGCCTGCAAGAGGAATCCGTTCGCGCGAACCAACACCTCTGCAATGTGACGGTACTTTTCTACCTTAAGCGTAAACGCGATCTGTGTGGTTTTGGAGGAATACTTTTCAATTTTCCGCGCGCGGCCTTCAATATACTCCTTTAACGCGGGGGTGACCTCCATCTGTCTTCCGGTGATCAAGACTTCCATTGATCCTCCTTGCGACGGTCGGTACAAATGGGATATTTCCGTTGGATCGTTTAAAAAGGTCTTTTCCGCCGGCTCGCGGGCGGAATCTTGAGCCAGGCCCGATACTTTGTCACCGTCCGCCTTGCAATGTCCACATCATTTTGCTTGAGGCGCTCTACAATTTCCTGATCCTTTAAGGGACGGACCGGATCTTCCTCCGAGACCATCTTCCGGATCATCTCTCGAACGGCGATTGAAGAGAGGTTTTCTGCGCCGTTCCCGACGCGAGGGAGGCTGCTGTTGAAGAAGAATTTCAATTCGAAAATACCTTGCGGGGTAAACATATA of the Candidatus Manganitrophus noduliformans genome contains:
- a CDS encoding MerR family transcriptional regulator; protein product: MLHKNNGKYKTKDICALFDISKATLFRWESEGRISNVGRDWRNWRLYSDQNIKEIKKIISRRSGHSNKQGFSKKG
- a CDS encoding UbiX family flavin prenyltransferase — protein: MSSYVVAISGASGAIYGVRLLEYLLKEKYKVYLTVSHEARLIIREELGLEWGAHFEETDEILKKKYAGDDLIYCNEKDMTAPIASGSVPTQGMIIAPCSMKTLAAIAHGFSSNLIERAADVTLKERRPLLLIPRETPLNQVHLRNMLMLSEMGATLIPAMPAFYNHPRSIDDMVNFIVGRALDGLKIENRIYQRWKES
- the rapZ gene encoding RNase adapter RapZ yields the protein MPAAKNVRLVVISGLSGSGKSYVIKYFEDLGFFCIDNLPPPLLPKFVELCNQSRSHITKAALGIDIRERDFLGHFLNIFDQLKEEGYQMELLFLEANDEVLVRRFSETRRPHPLARDGSVIDGIRLEREKLSDLRKRADKILDTSNYHVHQLKEVITQYYLEKGENNHLNISLISFGYKFGIPYDLDLLFDVRFLSNPNFERDLKPLTGEHPRVQSYVTSQPEAKIFLEKLYGFLDFLLPLYEKEGKSYLTIGIGCTGGRHRSVSIVNLLREHLQSRGLQVHWRHRDLGQPG
- the hpf gene encoding ribosome hibernation-promoting factor, HPF/YfiA family, which gives rise to MEVLITGRQMEVTPALKEYIEGRARKIEKYSSKTTQIAFTLKVEKYRHIAEVLVRANGFLLQAEEETDEMYVSVDQAMSKIERQFKKYKEKLTNHRVRQEAVSGEPQPEAEPSIPTIHKKKVFPVKAMRLDEAALQMELLGKDFFLFGNHENHRINVLYKRKDGTLGLIEPIY